From the Lentisphaera araneosa HTCC2155 genome, one window contains:
- a CDS encoding SDR family oxidoreductase, translated as MKEKVLITGIHGFLGTELANVLSEDYEVYGTYFNSSATSSSHKTGRCDLRKLSEVKSVLDRVRPSKVFHLAALSDPNTCDREAKLSEEINFLASRLLSELCAERGIKLLFTSTDLVFDGRKGNYSEEDEVNPLSRYAEHKLMAEEVMKGNDSASICRMPLMYSTADNKRSMVYGIKEKLKNREQVGLFTDEYRSAAHVNCASKALMKVSSLELGLVHLGGPLRESRYEMGLLIAEAFSLPKYFIKPCLQKDVKMAAERPADVSFDNSVAISKAIQLRSLSENLSKLNN; from the coding sequence ATGAAAGAAAAAGTATTAATTACTGGGATTCACGGCTTTTTAGGGACGGAATTAGCGAATGTTTTAAGTGAAGATTATGAGGTTTATGGAACGTATTTTAATTCTTCAGCAACAAGTTCGAGCCACAAAACGGGGCGTTGCGATCTTCGCAAACTCAGTGAAGTGAAATCTGTATTAGATAGAGTGAGACCTAGCAAAGTTTTTCATTTAGCAGCTTTAAGCGATCCCAATACTTGTGACCGTGAAGCCAAGTTATCAGAAGAAATTAATTTTTTGGCGAGTCGATTACTCTCGGAACTTTGCGCCGAGCGTGGTATTAAATTACTCTTCACTTCAACAGATCTCGTTTTTGATGGTAGGAAAGGCAATTATTCCGAAGAGGATGAAGTGAACCCTTTGAGTCGTTATGCTGAGCATAAATTGATGGCCGAGGAAGTTATGAAAGGGAACGATTCTGCGAGTATTTGCCGTATGCCCTTGATGTACAGCACGGCAGATAACAAGAGATCGATGGTTTATGGGATCAAAGAAAAACTGAAGAATCGGGAGCAGGTCGGCTTGTTTACTGATGAGTACCGCTCAGCAGCACACGTTAATTGTGCTTCGAAAGCTTTAATGAAGGTGAGTTCTTTAGAATTAGGTCTCGTTCATTTGGGTGGCCCATTACGTGAAAGTCGCTATGAAATGGGTTTACTGATTGCTGAAGCTTTTTCTCTTCCCAAATATTTTATTAAACCCTGTCTTCAAAAAGATGTAAAAATGGCTGCTGAACGACCCGCTGATGTGAGTTTTGATAACTCTGTAGCTATTAGTAAGGCTATTCAACTAAGATCTTTATCAGAAAACTTGTCGAAATTAAATAATTAA